The genomic region ATGAAGCCAGATCACAGACACATAGATCCTTTATTGATAATGCATATAATATTTTAAGCCTTGTAGGGTCGCTTATGGTTTTAAAACCATCCGTTGTCTTTAAAATTACATCATCTTCAAGCATTTTAGACTTAATTTCTTTTACTGCTTCTTCATCAGGTTCTTCTATTTCACAGGCATCATCTTTCATGTGAATATTTGTTCATTTGATAAATTATAAATTTTACTGTATTGATTCCTGATCAATCATGAACCTCCCAAAATATTTAATAATAATATAATAATTATTATTACAGTAAATGAGATAATTATAAAACATTTAATTATCCNNNNNNNNNNAACTTGTAATGGTACTTGCAACTAAAAAAAGCGATGAAGAATTTGAAAGAGAAACAAAAGATTT from Methanobacterium sp. harbors:
- a CDS encoding metalloregulator ArsR/SmtB family transcription factor, which gives rise to MKDDACEIEEPDEEAVKEIKSKMLEDDVILKTTDGFKTISDPTRLKILYALSIKDLCVCDLASLLDMSQSAISHQLRVLRDKNMVSFKKEGKMARYYLSDAHVLNFIYMGIEHAKE